One Tomitella gaofuii DNA segment encodes these proteins:
- a CDS encoding acyl-CoA dehydrogenase family protein, with product MGNKVLDYIEEHADELFAQGAEAEKIGKLTDKTVRLLVEADAMRMLQPAEYGGLEYRPRQFAETVMRLASLDPAAGWVLGVCGVHPWQLAYNDKRVREEVWGEDSSIWMASPYMPGGLLVPRGDGTYSFSGNWSFSSGTDHCRWAFLGAMLADENGAMVQPPQMVHVIVPRGDYEIIDDSWDVVGLRGTGSKDLVIKDAVVPEYRTMTWEDVSEGTGQERSGRTETLYQVPWSAMFPMGITAATIGICEGLLRLAEEYQAERIDANGAKVKDDPYTMYEFGELTADLRAARAELLANADFFWDVTESGRKATFAERAQGRATQVRAAWRAVEAANAIYARCGGNALRMDKPMQRFWRDAQAGIHHAIHSPNTVYHAATLSALGAEPQGPLRKMI from the coding sequence ATGGGCAACAAGGTTCTCGACTACATCGAGGAGCACGCGGACGAGCTGTTCGCGCAGGGGGCGGAGGCCGAGAAGATCGGCAAACTCACCGACAAGACGGTGCGGTTGCTGGTGGAGGCGGACGCGATGCGGATGCTGCAGCCGGCCGAGTACGGCGGGTTGGAATACCGGCCGCGGCAGTTCGCGGAGACGGTGATGCGCCTGGCGTCGCTGGATCCGGCGGCGGGCTGGGTGCTGGGGGTGTGCGGGGTGCACCCGTGGCAGTTGGCCTACAACGACAAGCGGGTGCGTGAGGAGGTGTGGGGCGAGGACAGCAGCATCTGGATGGCCTCGCCGTACATGCCCGGGGGGCTTCTGGTGCCCCGCGGCGACGGCACCTACAGCTTCAGCGGTAACTGGTCGTTCTCGTCGGGCACCGACCACTGCAGGTGGGCGTTCCTGGGGGCCATGCTCGCGGACGAGAACGGCGCGATGGTGCAGCCGCCGCAGATGGTGCACGTGATCGTGCCGCGCGGCGACTACGAGATCATCGACGATTCGTGGGACGTGGTGGGCCTGCGCGGCACGGGCAGCAAGGATCTGGTGATCAAGGACGCCGTGGTGCCCGAGTACCGCACGATGACCTGGGAGGACGTTTCCGAGGGGACCGGGCAGGAGCGGTCCGGGCGGACGGAGACGCTCTACCAGGTGCCATGGTCGGCCATGTTCCCGATGGGCATCACCGCGGCCACGATCGGCATCTGCGAGGGGCTGCTGCGGCTGGCCGAGGAGTATCAGGCCGAGCGCATCGACGCCAACGGGGCGAAGGTCAAGGACGACCCGTACACCATGTACGAGTTCGGCGAGCTCACCGCCGATTTGCGGGCGGCGCGCGCGGAGTTGCTGGCCAACGCCGACTTCTTCTGGGATGTCACGGAAAGCGGGCGCAAGGCCACGTTCGCCGAGCGCGCGCAGGGCCGTGCGACGCAGGTGCGTGCCGCGTGGCGGGCCGTGGAGGCGGCCAACGCGATCTATGCGCGCTGCGGCGGCAACGCGCTGCGCATGGACAAGCCGATGCAGCGGTTCTGGCGTGATGCGCAGGCGGGCATCCACCATGCGATCCACTCGCCGAACACCGTCTACCACGCCGCGACTCTCAGCGCGCTCGGCGCGGAGCCGCAGGGGCCGCTGCGGAAGATGATCTGA
- a CDS encoding SDR family NAD(P)-dependent oxidoreductase encodes MGLTSDRVIVVTGASRGAGKGIALGLAGPGTTVYVTGRTRNEGDAPLPGTVQATADEITARGGTGVPVICDHADDAQVAALFERVRAEHGRLDILVNNALVVHDDLAKKGPFWEKPLSMQAVLDVGLRSTYVASWHAAPLMVAGGEGLIVNTSSFGARCYMHGPAYGAGKAAVDKMAHDMAHDLRPYGVAALSLWMGMLKTERTAAAFEANAEAYKQFAAHAESAEFPGRVIDALARDPQLMDRSGEVLIGAEVARELGVTDIDGGQPPSHRGFLGDPTEFSEGVVE; translated from the coding sequence ATGGGCTTGACTTCGGACAGGGTGATCGTGGTGACCGGTGCGAGCCGGGGAGCCGGCAAAGGCATCGCGCTGGGACTCGCGGGGCCGGGGACCACCGTGTACGTCACCGGCCGCACGCGCAACGAGGGCGACGCTCCATTGCCGGGGACGGTGCAGGCCACGGCCGACGAGATCACCGCCCGCGGCGGCACGGGTGTGCCCGTGATCTGCGACCACGCCGACGACGCGCAGGTGGCCGCGCTGTTCGAACGCGTGCGGGCCGAGCATGGACGGCTCGACATCCTGGTCAACAACGCGTTGGTGGTGCACGACGATCTGGCCAAGAAGGGCCCCTTCTGGGAAAAGCCGCTGTCGATGCAGGCGGTGCTCGACGTGGGCTTGCGTTCGACGTACGTCGCGAGCTGGCATGCGGCACCGCTGATGGTGGCGGGCGGTGAGGGGCTGATCGTCAACACCTCGTCGTTCGGCGCGCGGTGCTACATGCACGGCCCCGCCTATGGCGCCGGGAAGGCCGCCGTGGACAAGATGGCGCACGATATGGCGCACGACCTGCGGCCGTACGGGGTCGCGGCGCTGTCGCTGTGGATGGGCATGCTCAAGACCGAGCGCACCGCCGCGGCGTTCGAGGCGAATGCGGAGGCGTACAAGCAGTTCGCGGCGCACGCGGAGAGCGCCGAGTTCCCCGGCCGGGTGATCGACGCGCTGGCCCGCGACCCGCAACTGATGGACCGCTCGGGGGAGGTGCTGATCGGCGCGGAGGTGGCCCGCGAGCTCGGCGTGACCGACATCGACGGGGGGCAGCCGCCGTCGCATAGGGGGTTCCTGGGCGATCCGACGGAGTTCAGCGAGGGCGTGGTGGAGTGA
- a CDS encoding aldo/keto reductase yields MIDSADSNADPQIALNSGRSIPQLGYGTFKVAPADAAAAVGAALETGYRHIDTAQMYGNEAEVGAGIAASGISRSDLFLTSKLNNNNHRPDDARRSFEESLAKLGTDYLDLFLIHWPLPTRYGGDFVSTWKVLEEFAADGRARSIGVSNFQVPHLQRLLGDADTAPAVNQVEVHPRFGNEEVRTFCREQGIAVEAWSPLAQGAVMDEPVVQELAESLGRTAAQVVLRWHLQRGDIVFPKSMSPARMRENFALFDFELGGDAMARLSSLDRGADGRVGPDPDTFDRV; encoded by the coding sequence ATGATCGATTCCGCAGACAGCAACGCAGATCCGCAGATCGCCCTGAACTCGGGCCGGAGCATCCCGCAGCTCGGCTACGGCACCTTCAAGGTGGCCCCCGCCGACGCCGCCGCCGCGGTGGGCGCCGCGCTGGAGACCGGCTACCGGCACATCGACACCGCGCAGATGTACGGCAACGAGGCCGAGGTGGGCGCCGGGATCGCCGCCTCCGGGATAAGCCGCTCGGACCTGTTCCTCACCAGCAAACTCAACAACAACAACCATCGGCCCGACGATGCCCGCCGCTCGTTCGAGGAGTCGCTGGCGAAGCTCGGCACCGACTACCTCGACCTCTTCCTCATCCATTGGCCGCTGCCCACCCGATACGGCGGCGATTTCGTCAGCACGTGGAAGGTGCTCGAGGAGTTCGCCGCGGACGGCCGTGCCCGCAGCATCGGCGTCTCCAACTTCCAGGTGCCGCACCTGCAACGCCTGCTCGGCGACGCCGACACGGCCCCCGCGGTGAACCAGGTGGAGGTGCACCCGCGGTTCGGCAACGAGGAGGTGCGCACGTTCTGCCGCGAACAGGGCATCGCCGTGGAGGCGTGGTCGCCGCTGGCGCAGGGCGCCGTGATGGACGAGCCGGTGGTGCAGGAGCTCGCGGAGTCGCTCGGCCGCACCGCCGCGCAGGTGGTGCTGCGCTGGCACCTGCAGCGCGGCGACATCGTCTTCCCCAAGTCCATGTCACCGGCGCGGATGCGGGAGAACTTCGCCTTGTTCGACTTCGAGCTGGGCGGCGACGCGATGGCCCGGCTCTCCTCGCTCGACCGCGGCGCGGACGGCCGCGTGGGCCCGGACCCGGACACCTTCGACCGGGTCTGA
- a CDS encoding metal ABC transporter solute-binding protein, Zn/Mn family: MGRAGRAGLAVAAVVAALGASACGSGTGSGGGAADGAAVTVVASTRVWQDIAAAVGGDTATTTTIIPAGADPHEFEAAAGDVLTVADADIVVMNGGGYDDFVAGLVRSAGGGAQIIDAYALHGDAGHGGAAGSDGHAAHDHGAGERGVNEHVWFDFDTVGAAADALAEGMAERDPDHAAGYRSRAAALRARLAELGEQADAIAAQAPAPVLSTEPVAHYLLERAGVEDLTPPGFGEAMEHGSDPAPADIARMRELLAQGTVAALVYNTQADGPAARAVRQDAEAAGVPVVEVAETPPGGIGYTDWVSGILDRLGMAVTA; the protein is encoded by the coding sequence GTGGGCCGCGCCGGACGGGCAGGCCTGGCGGTGGCGGCCGTCGTCGCCGCGCTGGGCGCATCGGCATGCGGGTCCGGGACCGGATCCGGTGGCGGCGCGGCGGACGGGGCCGCCGTCACCGTCGTCGCATCCACGCGGGTGTGGCAGGACATCGCTGCGGCCGTGGGCGGAGACACGGCGACGACCACGACGATCATCCCCGCCGGGGCGGACCCGCACGAGTTCGAGGCCGCCGCCGGGGATGTGCTCACGGTGGCCGACGCGGACATCGTCGTCATGAACGGCGGCGGGTACGACGACTTCGTCGCAGGCCTGGTCCGCAGCGCGGGCGGCGGCGCGCAGATCATCGACGCCTACGCGCTGCACGGGGACGCCGGCCACGGAGGTGCCGCCGGCAGCGACGGGCACGCGGCGCACGATCACGGTGCCGGCGAGCGCGGTGTCAACGAGCACGTCTGGTTCGACTTCGACACCGTTGGTGCCGCGGCGGACGCCCTGGCCGAGGGCATGGCGGAGCGCGATCCGGACCACGCGGCGGGATACCGCTCGCGGGCCGCGGCGCTGCGCGCGCGCCTGGCGGAACTCGGAGAGCAGGCCGACGCGATCGCCGCGCAGGCGCCGGCCCCGGTGCTGTCCACCGAACCGGTGGCGCACTACCTGCTCGAGCGAGCGGGCGTCGAGGACCTCACGCCGCCGGGGTTCGGCGAGGCCATGGAGCACGGCAGCGACCCCGCTCCCGCGGACATCGCGCGGATGCGGGAGCTCCTGGCGCAGGGGACGGTGGCCGCGCTGGTGTACAACACGCAGGCGGACGGCCCGGCCGCGCGCGCGGTGCGCCAGGATGCTGAGGCCGCCGGGGTCCCGGTGGTCGAGGTGGCCGAGACCCCGCCCGGCGGTATCGGATACACGGACTGGGTGTCGGGCATCCTGGACCGGCTGGGCATGGCCGTGACCGCCTGA
- the acs gene encoding acetate--CoA ligase → MTVSTEQTIAALARESRTFAPPADFAANANVKADAYELAEKDRLGFWDEAAQRITWAEPYTDVLDWSGAPHAKWYVGGKLNATYNCVDRHVEAGLGDRVAYHFEGEGGDTRTITYSDLQDEVCKAANALIELGVKTGDRVAIYMPMIPETVFAMLACARIGAPHTVIFGGFSSKAIADRVQDCGVEFVITADGGYRKGKASPLKAAVDEALKSCPDVHTVLVVKRTGQEIDWTEGRDKWWSDAVDGQSAQHTPEAFDAEHPLYIMYSSGTTGKPKGILHTTGGYMVGTSYTHYAVFDIKPETDVFWTAADIGWVTGHSYIVYGPLANATTSIMYEGTPDTPHQGRWWEIVQKYKATILYCAPTAIRTFMKWGHQIPAEYDLSSLRLIGSVGEPINPEAWVWYRKNIGGDRTPVVDTWWQTENGQILISPLPGVTATKPGAAMRPLPGIVADVYNEEGQPVGNNEGGYLVVTEPWPGMLRTLWGDDDRFQRTYWDRFPGVYFAGDGAKRDQDGDIWVIGRVDDVMNVSGHRLSTTEIESALVSHDAVAEAAVVGAADATTGQSIEAFVILKESAQGGGDDIVAILRQHVREEIGAIASPRSIMLVEELPKTRSGKIMRRLLRDIAENREPGDSTTLADSSVVERIRKEVTGG, encoded by the coding sequence ATGACAGTGTCCACAGAGCAGACAATCGCCGCGCTCGCCCGCGAGAGTCGCACCTTCGCGCCGCCGGCCGATTTCGCGGCGAACGCCAACGTCAAGGCCGACGCGTACGAGCTCGCCGAGAAGGACCGACTGGGCTTCTGGGACGAGGCCGCGCAGCGCATCACCTGGGCCGAGCCCTACACCGACGTCCTCGACTGGTCGGGCGCCCCGCATGCCAAGTGGTATGTGGGCGGCAAGCTCAACGCCACCTACAACTGCGTGGACCGGCACGTGGAGGCCGGCCTGGGCGATCGCGTCGCCTACCACTTCGAAGGCGAAGGCGGCGACACCCGCACCATCACCTACTCCGACCTGCAGGACGAGGTGTGCAAGGCGGCCAACGCGCTGATCGAGCTGGGCGTCAAGACCGGCGACCGCGTGGCCATCTACATGCCGATGATCCCCGAGACGGTGTTCGCGATGCTCGCGTGCGCCCGCATCGGCGCCCCGCACACCGTCATCTTCGGCGGCTTCTCGTCCAAGGCCATCGCCGACCGCGTCCAGGACTGCGGCGTCGAATTCGTCATCACCGCCGACGGCGGCTACCGCAAGGGCAAGGCGTCGCCGCTCAAGGCGGCCGTCGACGAGGCGCTCAAGAGCTGCCCCGACGTACACACGGTGCTGGTGGTCAAGCGCACCGGCCAGGAGATCGACTGGACCGAGGGGCGCGACAAGTGGTGGTCGGACGCCGTCGACGGGCAGTCGGCCCAGCACACCCCCGAAGCCTTCGACGCCGAGCACCCGCTGTACATCATGTACTCGTCGGGCACCACGGGTAAGCCCAAGGGCATCCTGCACACCACCGGCGGCTACATGGTGGGCACCTCGTACACGCACTACGCGGTGTTCGACATCAAGCCCGAGACGGACGTTTTCTGGACGGCCGCCGACATCGGCTGGGTCACCGGGCACTCGTACATCGTCTACGGTCCGCTCGCCAACGCCACCACCTCGATCATGTACGAGGGCACGCCCGATACCCCGCACCAGGGCCGCTGGTGGGAGATCGTGCAGAAGTACAAGGCCACCATCCTGTACTGCGCGCCCACGGCCATCCGCACGTTCATGAAGTGGGGCCACCAGATCCCCGCCGAGTACGACCTCTCCTCGCTGCGCCTCATCGGCTCGGTGGGCGAGCCCATCAACCCCGAGGCGTGGGTCTGGTACCGCAAGAACATCGGCGGCGACCGCACCCCGGTGGTCGACACGTGGTGGCAGACGGAGAACGGGCAGATCCTCATCAGCCCGCTGCCCGGCGTCACGGCCACCAAGCCCGGCGCCGCCATGCGCCCGCTGCCCGGCATCGTCGCCGACGTCTACAACGAGGAGGGGCAGCCCGTCGGCAACAACGAGGGCGGCTACCTGGTGGTCACGGAGCCCTGGCCCGGCATGCTGCGCACCCTGTGGGGCGATGACGACCGCTTCCAGCGCACCTACTGGGATCGCTTCCCGGGCGTGTACTTCGCCGGGGACGGCGCCAAGCGCGACCAGGACGGCGACATCTGGGTGATCGGCCGCGTCGACGACGTCATGAACGTCTCGGGCCACCGCCTGTCCACCACCGAGATCGAGTCGGCGCTGGTCTCCCACGACGCCGTCGCCGAGGCCGCCGTGGTGGGCGCCGCCGACGCCACCACCGGCCAGTCGATCGAGGCGTTCGTGATCCTCAAGGAGAGCGCGCAAGGCGGCGGCGACGACATCGTCGCCATCCTGCGTCAGCACGTGCGCGAGGAGATCGGCGCGATCGCCAGCCCCCGCTCGATCATGCTGGTCGAGGAACTGCCCAAGACGCGCTCGGGCAAGATCATGCGCCGCCTGCTGCGCGACATCGCCGAGAACCGCGAGCCGGGCGACTCCACCACGCTCGCCGACTCGTCGGTGGTCGAGCGCATCCGCAAGGAGGTCACGGGCGGGTAG
- a CDS encoding acetate uptake transporter yields MTQPSTSRIPGAHIADPGALGLGAFALTTFVLSVVNAGLVDAEPVVFGLALAYGGIVQFAAGLWEFAKGNTFGATAFCSYGGFWISFWYLTSYTDLTGLPGNSAEHGVAVYLLAWGIFTTYMLVASLRTNWAIFTVLLLLAPTYFVLAAGDFSGSEAVAHAGGWLGILTAIAAWYTSFAVVTNATFKKTVLPVGPR; encoded by the coding sequence ATGACACAGCCATCGACCAGCCGCATCCCGGGTGCGCACATAGCGGATCCCGGGGCGCTGGGCCTGGGCGCGTTCGCTCTCACCACCTTCGTGCTCAGCGTCGTCAACGCCGGCCTCGTCGACGCGGAGCCGGTGGTCTTCGGTCTCGCGCTCGCGTACGGCGGCATCGTGCAGTTCGCGGCGGGGCTGTGGGAGTTCGCCAAGGGCAACACCTTCGGCGCCACCGCGTTCTGCTCGTACGGCGGGTTCTGGATCTCGTTCTGGTACCTGACCAGCTACACCGACCTCACCGGCCTCCCCGGCAACAGTGCCGAACACGGCGTCGCGGTCTATCTGCTCGCATGGGGCATCTTCACCACCTACATGCTCGTCGCGTCGCTGCGCACCAACTGGGCCATCTTCACGGTCCTCCTGCTGCTGGCCCCCACCTACTTCGTGCTCGCCGCCGGAGACTTCTCCGGAAGCGAAGCCGTGGCGCACGCGGGCGGCTGGCTCGGCATCCTCACGGCCATCGCCGCCTGGTACACGTCCTTCGCCGTCGTGACCAACGCGACCTTCAAGAAGACGGTGCTGCCGGTGGGGCCGCGCTGA
- a CDS encoding MFS transporter — protein MTEPRNRKATAQDPTASAPQQQGPARPHGRLDPRLVLIMALASGLVVANSYYAQPLVDTIAGDLHASTTAVGLVVTASQVGYALGLALLVPLGDLVDRRRMLTVLLLGTFACLLAMVFAPGWQVLAAAAVLVGLGSVVGQVLVPLAAELAREDERGRVIGNVMTGLLLGILLSRVVSGLIASVAGWRAVFVVAAGLMLVTCVLVRMLPSSPGTARDADGAPLTYGRLLRSVITIVAEEPVLRLRIGYGMATYASFGVFWTSIGFVLAGPDYGWSDARIGLFTLFGVAGAVAARFAGRLADRGFAHIQTGVFLALTVASFALLGAGRTHVVLLAVGVALLDLGIQGTHISNQSVFYPLRPEARSRLNTAYMTTYFTAGSVGSVASALIYPAFGWAGVCLAGGAFPLVGLALWCREHAMLRRARQRAEPHPR, from the coding sequence ATGACGGAACCACGGAACAGGAAGGCGACGGCGCAGGACCCGACGGCGTCGGCACCGCAACAGCAGGGGCCGGCGCGGCCGCATGGACGGCTCGACCCGCGCCTGGTGCTGATCATGGCCCTCGCCTCGGGCCTGGTGGTGGCCAACAGCTACTACGCCCAGCCGCTGGTCGACACGATCGCCGGCGACCTGCATGCGTCGACCACTGCGGTCGGGCTGGTGGTCACAGCCTCGCAAGTGGGGTACGCGCTCGGTCTGGCGCTGCTCGTGCCGCTCGGCGACCTTGTCGATCGGCGGCGCATGCTCACCGTGCTGCTGCTCGGCACGTTCGCCTGCCTGCTTGCGATGGTCTTCGCGCCGGGCTGGCAGGTGCTGGCGGCGGCGGCGGTGCTGGTGGGTCTCGGCTCGGTGGTCGGCCAGGTTCTTGTGCCTTTGGCCGCCGAACTGGCGCGGGAGGACGAACGCGGCCGGGTGATCGGCAACGTCATGACCGGCCTGCTGCTGGGGATTCTGCTGTCGCGGGTGGTGTCGGGGCTCATCGCGTCGGTGGCGGGCTGGCGCGCCGTCTTCGTGGTCGCTGCGGGTCTGATGCTGGTCACCTGCGTGCTGGTGCGGATGCTGCCGTCGTCGCCCGGCACCGCGCGCGATGCGGACGGGGCCCCGCTGACCTACGGCAGGCTTCTGCGTTCGGTGATCACCATCGTCGCCGAGGAGCCGGTGCTGCGGCTGCGCATCGGCTACGGCATGGCCACCTACGCGTCGTTCGGCGTGTTCTGGACGTCCATCGGATTCGTCCTGGCGGGCCCGGACTACGGGTGGTCCGATGCGCGGATCGGCCTCTTCACGCTGTTCGGTGTGGCCGGGGCTGTGGCCGCGCGATTCGCCGGCCGACTCGCCGACCGCGGATTCGCCCACATTCAGACCGGCGTCTTCCTGGCGCTCACCGTGGCATCGTTCGCACTGCTGGGTGCGGGACGGACGCATGTCGTGCTGTTGGCCGTCGGCGTGGCTCTGCTGGACCTGGGGATCCAGGGGACGCACATCAGCAACCAGTCGGTGTTCTATCCGCTGCGCCCGGAGGCCCGCAGCCGCCTCAACACCGCCTACATGACCACGTACTTCACCGCCGGGTCGGTGGGCTCGGTGGCGTCCGCGTTGATCTACCCCGCATTCGGTTGGGCCGGCGTCTGCCTTGCGGGCGGAGCGTTCCCGCTGGTGGGGCTTGCGTTGTGGTGTCGCGAGCACGCAATGCTCAGGCGCGCGCGGCAGCGGGCCGAACCCCACCCCCGTTAG
- a CDS encoding LysR family transcriptional regulator, with protein sequence MDPRKLEHFVAVAESGSFTRAAAESRISQSGLSASIRALEDELGFLLFERTTRHVLLTSAGAALLPHARRIRLEVAAARATAAAVRSADSGSLALGAVQTFTAVDLPAAIAGFHAAHPAVEVTLREAPTLDLMADVMAGRLDLAFVALDAAPVPAGLSTLVDYAETLSLIVGDDHPLAGRDEVRLDELARVRFVDFQAGLGLQTFVESLFDNAGVGRNITFRTSEMDQALALVRHGLGAAVVPAPIAQRSGLPCIALAPGPPARTLALIGRAALPLTNPAARAFTAMLGLPA encoded by the coding sequence ATGGACCCACGCAAGCTCGAGCACTTCGTGGCCGTGGCGGAATCCGGCAGCTTCACCCGGGCCGCGGCGGAGTCCCGCATCTCCCAGTCCGGGCTCAGCGCGTCGATCCGAGCGCTGGAGGACGAGCTGGGCTTTCTCCTCTTCGAGCGCACCACGCGGCATGTGCTGCTCACATCCGCCGGCGCGGCGCTGCTCCCGCATGCCCGTCGGATCCGGCTCGAAGTCGCGGCGGCGCGTGCCACGGCCGCCGCAGTCCGCAGCGCGGACTCGGGTTCCCTGGCGCTCGGAGCGGTCCAGACGTTCACCGCCGTCGACCTGCCCGCCGCCATCGCCGGCTTCCACGCCGCCCACCCGGCGGTGGAGGTGACGTTGCGCGAGGCGCCCACGCTCGACCTCATGGCCGATGTCATGGCGGGCAGGCTGGACCTGGCATTCGTCGCCCTCGACGCCGCCCCCGTCCCAGCGGGCCTGAGCACGCTCGTCGACTACGCCGAGACGCTCAGCCTCATCGTGGGCGACGATCACCCCCTGGCGGGGCGGGACGAGGTGCGGCTCGACGAACTGGCGCGCGTCCGATTCGTCGACTTCCAGGCGGGCCTCGGGCTGCAGACGTTCGTCGAGTCGCTTTTCGACAACGCCGGTGTCGGCAGGAACATCACCTTCCGCACCTCCGAGATGGACCAGGCGCTGGCGCTGGTGCGGCACGGACTCGGCGCAGCGGTCGTACCCGCGCCCATCGCGCAGCGCAGCGGCCTGCCGTGTATCGCACTCGCACCGGGGCCACCGGCGCGTACTCTCGCCCTCATCGGCCGCGCGGCACTTCCACTCACCAATCCCGCGGCACGCGCTTTCACAGCGATGCTGGGCCTTCCCGCATGA
- a CDS encoding transglycosylase family protein encodes MTGITIKRTLGTVAAAGIVIGAPLAIGAGTASAADWSGVAQCESGGNWSTNTGNGYYGGLQFSPSTWAANGGTGSPANASKAEQIRVAENVLQTQGPGAWPVCGQYLSGGGTGGDGGQQTQTTSYQETSYDQSGGQQDTSDSTSYEQAPATDTGSSASQLTQNADGTYTVKLGDTLSQIALAFDVPMGELAPQVADINLIFPGQIIDLVK; translated from the coding sequence ATGACCGGAATCACCATCAAGCGCACGCTCGGCACCGTCGCCGCCGCCGGGATCGTCATCGGCGCCCCCCTGGCCATCGGGGCCGGCACCGCGTCGGCGGCCGACTGGTCCGGCGTCGCCCAGTGCGAGTCCGGCGGCAACTGGTCCACCAACACCGGCAACGGCTATTACGGCGGGCTCCAGTTCAGCCCGTCCACCTGGGCGGCCAATGGCGGCACCGGCAGCCCCGCCAACGCCAGCAAGGCCGAGCAGATCCGCGTGGCGGAGAACGTCCTGCAGACCCAGGGCCCCGGCGCCTGGCCCGTGTGCGGCCAGTACCTCAGCGGCGGCGGCACCGGCGGCGACGGCGGGCAGCAGACCCAGACCACCTCCTACCAGGAGACCTCCTACGACCAGTCGGGCGGCCAGCAGGACACCTCCGACAGCACCTCGTACGAGCAGGCCCCCGCCACCGATACCGGCTCGTCGGCCTCGCAGCTGACCCAGAACGCCGACGGCACCTACACCGTCAAGCTGGGCGACACGCTCTCGCAGATCGCCCTCGCCTTCGACGTTCCGATGGGCGAGCTGGCACCGCAGGTGGCCGACATCAACCTCATCTTCCCCGGCCAGATCATCGACCTGGTGAAGTGA
- a CDS encoding PucR family transcriptional regulator, translating into MAGVPINGRSERAHPVMDPHADAAGDLVGDVVVDVAANMERDLDANSAEVKELLESHFPEMRGDRHWADLLRASIASNVETVLHALRHGIPAGGISPPAAAAEFARRMAQHEVPVEVLVRSYRMGLAAMQDGFLRRMTVLLTGPGAPGDAAERGRRAEPEVILAAVRHTLRLSYEYIDSITEQLTGIYCEERDRWHTGGNSLRVEQVRRVLDGDGERDAASYLHYDLDQAHIAAVLWLPEDADRAGGPGTLERAVRSLGGIVGAAGAPLAVTADELSVWAWYPLDQITGMLLDGGRVRAAWDRAPDAAGRSPRPGPRVSVALGTVGQGIDGFRRSHEHAMLARSVAAMADRPAGRATGYDEPGLSAVAMLCTDLRATSSWVAETLGPLADDDESAARLRETIRMFYLHGASHKSAATALHLHANTVKYRIRRAEEMLGRPLQQNRSSIELAVLICYWLGSEVLVA; encoded by the coding sequence ATGGCGGGAGTACCCATCAACGGTCGCTCTGAGCGCGCGCATCCGGTGATGGATCCGCACGCGGACGCGGCAGGCGATCTGGTCGGCGACGTCGTCGTCGACGTGGCGGCGAACATGGAGCGTGATCTCGACGCCAACTCGGCCGAGGTGAAAGAGCTGCTGGAGTCGCATTTCCCGGAGATGCGCGGCGACCGGCACTGGGCCGATCTGCTGCGCGCCAGCATCGCCAGCAATGTCGAGACCGTGCTGCATGCGCTGCGGCACGGGATTCCCGCCGGGGGCATCTCTCCGCCCGCCGCGGCGGCGGAGTTCGCCCGTCGGATGGCGCAGCACGAGGTCCCCGTGGAGGTGCTCGTCCGCTCGTACCGGATGGGGCTCGCGGCCATGCAGGACGGCTTCCTGCGGCGCATGACCGTGCTGCTGACCGGTCCGGGCGCGCCGGGAGACGCCGCCGAGCGTGGCCGCCGGGCGGAACCCGAGGTCATCCTCGCCGCGGTGCGCCACACGCTGCGCCTGTCGTACGAGTACATCGACTCGATCACCGAGCAACTCACCGGGATCTATTGCGAGGAGCGAGACCGTTGGCACACAGGTGGGAACAGCCTGCGCGTCGAACAGGTGCGCAGGGTCCTCGACGGCGACGGTGAACGCGATGCCGCCTCGTACCTGCACTACGACCTCGACCAGGCCCACATCGCGGCGGTGCTGTGGCTGCCCGAGGACGCGGACCGCGCGGGCGGACCGGGGACGCTGGAGCGTGCGGTGCGTTCGCTCGGGGGGATCGTGGGCGCGGCGGGTGCGCCGCTGGCGGTGACGGCCGACGAGCTGAGCGTCTGGGCGTGGTACCCGCTCGACCAGATCACCGGGATGCTGCTCGACGGGGGGCGGGTGCGCGCGGCGTGGGACCGCGCGCCCGACGCCGCCGGCCGTTCTCCGCGCCCGGGCCCGCGGGTGTCCGTGGCCCTGGGAACGGTGGGTCAGGGGATCGACGGTTTCCGGCGTTCGCACGAGCACGCGATGCTCGCGCGGTCGGTGGCGGCGATGGCGGACCGCCCGGCCGGCAGGGCCACCGGTTACGACGAGCCCGGCCTGTCCGCGGTCGCGATGCTGTGCACCGACCTGCGCGCGACGTCCTCGTGGGTGGCGGAGACGCTGGGACCGCTTGCGGACGATGATGAGTCGGCCGCGCGTCTGCGCGAAACCATCCGCATGTTCTACCTGCACGGCGCCAGCCACAAGTCGGCGGCGACGGCACTGCACCTGCACGCCAACACGGTGAAGTACCGGATCCGGCGCGCCGAGGAGATGCTGGGGCGGCCTCTGCAGCAGAACCGGTCGAGCATCGAACTGGCGGTGCTGATCTGCTACTGGCTGGGGTCCGAGGTGCTCGTCGCCTGA